CGCGCCGAGAATATCTTGAATCATAGTGACGGCATTGTTGTCCGAAAGAAGCCCTTCTTTTGCCACCGCTTTCAATGTATCCGAGCTTTTTTCAAAATCATCTTCCAGAATCCCCGCAAAAATCATCTTGCTCTTTGTAAAGAAACCCTTTAGCTGGTGAGAAATGAAATGTATAAGAGATGTTTGATTGTTATTAGCAATCTCCAGCTCCTCTCGCAAAGCAACTTCCTTTTTGACACTGCGGATAATGACAAGCCCAAGCCAGCCAGAAATCACAAGTGTCAGGGCGGTAAGTATCCTATTTACATCACTCTGAATGAAGAAGAATTCTGATCCAATAATAATAATCAAAGACCAAACAAGTGCCTGTGTGGCAAGGAGCTTAATATCAAATGCTTTGAATTTGACGATGATATAAGCGATAACTGCCAAAAAGATAGGCATGCCAGCCAATGCTATGAGTGACCAGTTATAACTTTCTACATAATCAGATATATATAGTACAGCGAAATAAAAGGCTAAGAAAAAAGCGATACCAATAAAGAATATTGTGTTTTTAAGACGATTTTGTCTTAAGATCTTAAAAAAGCTTACTATATATGAATAGATAATCAAACACATGTAAAATATATCTGCAAAGGGTACAAAACGATTTATGACATTTGAGTTTTCATTTGCTTGGCAAAGTATTGTGTCGTAATTTTGTAAGACCATTCCCATGACTGTAAAATAGAAAATGGGCAAAATTGGGATTAGTAATATTAGGTTTGTCCCTAAAGATATCTTTTTATTAAAGAAGAATATGTAGGTGAAATTGAAAGATAGAAAGAAAAACGATACCTCAAGGAGTTCCATTACTGACCATACAAACATGGTTAATGAACCGTTATAACACATGATCCAAGTTATTAGATCTATTATTACCCAAACAACAAATATAATAACCATGGTAGAAAAATACCTTGATAAGATATCTTTTTTATTCTTAATTAAGATAAAGAGAGCAAAAAAAATACTTATTAATATAACTGGCAAGTGTGAATAGTAGACCAATACAACTGGGATTTGTTCCTGAAGAGCTTGCAAACAGCCTTGAATATTGGTGATATAATTAAAGATCATATCCTATATTATATAAGATTCTACATGCAAAAGCAAAACCTAGGTAAAGCTTTGTGGGTAGATAGATGGAGTTTTTGACAAATTGATAATTTCATCTAACCTTTCTCTTGGATACCCCCACCACTTAGGATTATTTTCATCACTGATTTCTTGCATCTTACATATTAGAGGCTTTTCACCAAACTTATCGTGTAAATATTCAAGTGCGGGTATTGCTATTTCATTTAGAAAAATGGATTCCTCACCATGATCCCTAAAATTGTCGAAAAGTATACCATTGCAGATAAACAGAGCAAACATTTTTTTGTAGTATTCCTTAGCATACGGTCCATTTTTATGGAACCAAAGAGAAATGTCAAAGATATCCTTCATATTATCAGGATAAAACGACTTCAAAAGTCTGTGATGAAAGGAAACCAATGATTCTCCCCATAGTGTATTAATGTCTGGTATTAATTTACCTTCACTTGTATCAAAATCTATGACTTTAAAGCTACGAGTGTTAACGTGCCCTTTTGAATCGGTGTTTAAATAAAATGACATTTTACCCAATGAATACTTATCTTCATTTATGGCCACGAATTTATCCTCTGTGTATTCAAATAAAATAGGTCTTGCATTAATTTTCTTAGTTTTTTCTAAAAAAATATCAAGCTCATAATCAGGAGTAAAAATGTTACGAAAAAGGGCCGCATTTATTTCACCACTTAACATTGGTTCTGGTATCTCCCCTAAGAAATCCGTGACTTTTTTCACAAGTTCCTTATCCCTTCTTCTTTCTTTCAAAATCCTAACTGCTTCCTCTGGCTCTGTATAAAAATCTTCAACTTTCATATATGTCTTTACAAGAATTATTTTTCAGCAATTATAAAACAATTTTCTTCCCCGAAGCTTGGTATTAACACGTCTTCTTTGTTTACTTTTGAAAAAGTCTTTTTGGCAATTCTTTCTATGATTTTAGCTGTATCCAAGTGGCTTTTTGTGACAATTGAAGTCCCCGCCTGTATGGATAGCCAGCCGTCTTTGTTTAGGTGTGCCTTTATTAATGGAACAATTTGCTCAAAGAATCTAGTATAGTCTTCTGCGTAGGTATTATCAAACTCAAGAGCTGGATTGTCGGTCAAATCAGAGACGATACCATCTACCGAATTTCCTTTCACGGCCTTTAAATATTGTAGTGCATCACCAATGTATAATTTTACATTTGGATGATCAAATACTTTTTGTCCTAAATATTTTCTAGCGACATTCACTACTTCTACATCAAGATCTACAATAGTTATCTTAAGGTCCGGATTAATCCTAAGGGCTTCTTCAGCCACATAGCCATCTCCCCCACCTAAGATTATTATTTCTTTGTCTGTCTTTGAAAGGCCTTTTAGTATAGCTCTATCATATAAGGTATGGTCTTTTTCCGAGGTTTGTATGAGATTGTCTATGATCATACAGCGGCCAAACTCTTCCGTATCGACAATTTCAATCTGCTGGAATGGAGATTTTATGTTTTCTACCCTTTTCGTTACGTGTATTACTTGTTCTGAACCGTCTTTATAAACAGCCATTTTTATAATAGGTTCATTTCCGTTTTTCTTTGAAATTAAATTATAAGTTCTATCTACGGTCTTTACAACCGCTTCTCTGTGACAAATCTTTTCAAGAATGTAGTCGACAATTTTCCTTGTCATCTTCTCACTTGAACAGCTATATATATCAATAGAAATATATTCGTGTTCAGGCCAGGAGTGAAATGACATATGTGAAGTCGATAACAAGAAGAAACCAGTTACTCCCTGTGGGTCAAAACTATAAAATGCGTGGTTAAGTATTTTTATATCCGTTCCATTGATTGATTCCATCAGCACCTTCTTGAGGAAGTCAGAAGAATTTATCTGCTTTCTATTACATCCAAAAAGATCCACAATGTAGTGGGTCCCGATAATTCTATTATCATCAAGCGATTTGTTTTTCATTATCTATTGTTTAGCTGATTCAATATCTGAAGCAATAATGCCTTCTATTTCTGTGCATGATTCAGAATCTGAAAGATTTTCTTCGCAATTTAGTTTTTCAGCCAAGCCTTTTGCATAAAGGTCTAAGATACAGGCGTCATCTTGCTTATCTCCACAGAATTTCTGTAATTCGCTGGCTTTGACTATGAATTTATTATAGTTTGTGTCGCTGTCTGTTGTACACACCTCTACCGTTGGATCACACTCTGTGTGTAAATATATATTATAATCAAGACGGATATAATAGCGTATAAAACTTACAATAATAGCGACTAATATAAAAAACAAAACCAACAATATAATGTAATCAACTTTTGGCTTTTCTTCTCTTTTCTCCTGCATACTTTGTATTATATTCCTTTTTATGAAAAGTAAAAGGGGCATCACTTGCGTGTGCCCCAGTTCTAGTCCCTTTCAGGCTAGGTTAGAAGTTTCCAAATCCAAACGAAACCAGCTTTTGCTACTCCGAAGAGGACGCCGTTTCTTGCACTCCAGTAAATGCAACCCACTAGTGTGCTCAAAACGAATACGGTGTAATCCTTGCCAGACAATCTTCCCCCAACCCTTCCACGAAGGATCGTTGTTGCCACAAACGAGTCTTCGACGATAGTTAGAAGGAAAAACGTTCCCAACCAGATAAGAATTCTGATTGAAAGACTGTAGAGATCACGGTGATCTCTTGCTCTGGCCTTCACAAACCACTTGTCTGTGCGATCCCTCGTCTTCTTACTAAGAGTCTCAAAAGCATCAACGCCCAACCAGTCAACTTCCTTTCTCTGATACCAAACCAGAAAGATAAAGTTGTTGATAAAGGCACTGATCGTCATCACGATAGACCCAATGACAATTCCTTTAACATTACCGAAGTGGTAGCTAAAGTATCCGATGACACCAAGCCAAATCGGATTGTCACAAACCCAGGTCCAGCATGAGTACAACCCGTAACCAGCCAAAATCCGTAACACTTTCTTCCAACTCTTGGAAGTGAGGTACAGAATGGCAACGCCGAGCAT
The genomic region above belongs to Candidatus Paceibacterota bacterium and contains:
- the speD gene encoding adenosylmethionine decarboxylase, with protein sequence MKNKSLDDNRIIGTHYIVDLFGCNRKQINSSDFLKKVLMESINGTDIKILNHAFYSFDPQGVTGFFLLSTSHMSFHSWPEHEYISIDIYSCSSEKMTRKIVDYILEKICHREAVVKTVDRTYNLISKKNGNEPIIKMAVYKDGSEQVIHVTKRVENIKSPFQQIEIVDTEEFGRCMIIDNLIQTSEKDHTLYDRAILKGLSKTDKEIIILGGGDGYVAEEALRINPDLKITIVDLDVEVVNVARKYLGQKVFDHPNVKLYIGDALQYLKAVKGNSVDGIVSDLTDNPALEFDNTYAEDYTRFFEQIVPLIKAHLNKDGWLSIQAGTSIVTKSHLDTAKIIERIAKKTFSKVNKEDVLIPSFGEENCFIIAEK
- a CDS encoding HAMP domain-containing sensor histidine kinase, with protein sequence MIFNYITNIQGCLQALQEQIPVVLVYYSHLPVILISIFFALFILIKNKKDILSRYFSTMVIIFVVWVIIDLITWIMCYNGSLTMFVWSVMELLEVSFFFLSFNFTYIFFFNKKISLGTNLILLIPILPIFYFTVMGMVLQNYDTILCQANENSNVINRFVPFADIFYMCLIIYSYIVSFFKILRQNRLKNTIFFIGIAFFLAFYFAVLYISDYVESYNWSLIALAGMPIFLAVIAYIIVKFKAFDIKLLATQALVWSLIIIIGSEFFFIQSDVNRILTALTLVISGWLGLVIIRSVKKEVALREELEIANNNQTSLIHFISHQLKGFFTKSKMIFAGILEDDFEKSSDTLKAVAKEGLLSDNNAVTMIQDILGASNYKKGTVAYNLKDVDLSLVVKDVCANFAKELADKGLTLKTNISDTPVVVLADQIQITQVFKNLIDNSIKYTPSGGLTISLKAVMVEGKKRAVFEVSDTGIGFTEKDKTKLFTEGGKGEDSLKYNVNSTGYGLYIVKKIVENHAGKIWAESDGRGKGARFFVALPVK